The following proteins are co-located in the Hypomesus transpacificus isolate Combined female chromosome 23, fHypTra1, whole genome shotgun sequence genome:
- the vtcn1 gene encoding V-set domain-containing T-cell activation inhibitor 1, with amino-acid sequence MSSLGQILFYSMVVLIIVFSALIIIFLSIAGVRGTQGSVESNDTSPVGNLGEDVVLSCSLTLASASDVAITWTKKGLSGVVYQYANGAAQLEEQNAQFRNRTQLFRSAAATGSASLLLSSVRVSDEGQYICSASASRGRGMVTIHLRVAAFSAPTFLIEGRDILTAKAQKWSPKPNVTWMEFNGKILNGNTSFSKNSAGIYSLVSSLQPVTDSTYSCLIQNSLVKAFSEATIKGTEIFERTAFVYTSRSTSLRPELLFVTATFILCICQRG; translated from the exons ATGTCTTCTCTTGGACAGATACTTTTCTACAG TATGGTTGTGCTCATCATCGTCTTTTCTGCACTCATCATCATCTTTCTATCTATAgcaggggtaaggg GCACCCAGGGAAGTGTGGAGAGCAATGATACCTCACCAGTGGGCAACTTGGGCGAGGATGTGGTCCTGAGCTGCTCCCTGACCTTGGCTTCAGCTAGCGATGTGGCCATCACCTGGACAAAGAAGGGCCTGAGTGGGGTGGTGTACCAATATGCTAATGGTGCTGCACAGCTGGAGGAGCAAAATGCCCAGTTCAGAAACAGAACACAGCTCTTTAGAAGTGCAGCAGCAACAGGAAGTGCATCTCTGTTGCTGAGCAGTGTGCGAGTGAGTGATGAAGGGCAGTACATCTGCAGTGCGAGTGCCTCCAGAGGCAGGGGCATGGTCACAATACACTTACGAGTAGCAG CTTTTTCAGCTCCAACTTTTTTGATAGAGGGGAGGGATATTTTGACTGCAAAAGCACAAAAATGGTCCCCAAAGCCAAATGTAACCTGGATGGAATTTAATGGTAAGATACTGAACGGGAACACCAGCTTCAGCAAAAACTCGGCTGGGATTTACAGTCTCGTCAGCTCTCTGCAGCCAGTCACTGATTCCACCTACTCATGCCTCATCCAAAACTCTCTTGTGAAGGCCTTCTCTGAAGCAACTATTAAAG GTACGGAGATATTTGAGAGGACCGCCTTCGTCTACACCTCCAGATCAACCTCACTGAGGCCTGAACTACTGTTCGTTACAGCTACTTTCATTCTCTGTATTTGTCAGCGAGGCTAA